A region of Deinococcus misasensis DSM 22328 DNA encodes the following proteins:
- a CDS encoding peptidylprolyl isomerase encodes MKKFILAATLLLPLAQAQEAPAQTTQTAVSGFKTLEPLSKDRILKFTEAQWVINPNKKYRAVLNTNKGNITVELYPKIAPKAVNSFVFLSLNHYYDGVVFHRVLDNFMAQTGDPTGTGTGGPGYKYGLEIEEGVLFNSAGVLGVANSGGRSTNGSQFFITFAPATWLNYGYTIFGKVLEGMDVVKNIQKIDPQKPDPKIKPDFINTVTILESE; translated from the coding sequence ATGAAGAAATTCATTCTGGCTGCGACTTTGCTCCTCCCTCTGGCACAGGCACAAGAGGCCCCTGCCCAAACCACCCAGACGGCTGTGTCTGGATTCAAAACTTTAGAGCCCCTCTCCAAAGACCGGATTCTCAAATTCACCGAGGCCCAGTGGGTCATCAACCCGAACAAAAAGTACCGGGCTGTGCTGAACACCAACAAGGGCAACATCACTGTAGAACTCTACCCAAAAATTGCCCCCAAGGCAGTCAACTCGTTCGTGTTCCTGTCCCTCAACCACTATTATGACGGCGTGGTTTTTCACCGTGTGCTGGACAACTTCATGGCCCAGACCGGAGATCCAACCGGCACAGGAACTGGTGGCCCTGGTTACAAGTATGGCCTTGAAATCGAAGAAGGGGTGCTGTTCAACTCCGCAGGTGTGCTCGGGGTGGCCAACAGTGGAGGCAGGTCCACCAACGGCAGTCAATTCTTCATCACATTTGCCCCGGCCACATGGCTGAACTACGGTTACACCATTTTTGGCAAAGTGCTTGAAGGCATGGATGTGGTGAAAAACATTCAAAAAATCGATCCCCAGAAACCCGACCCCAAAATCAAACCCGATTTCATCAACACAGTCACCATTCTGGAAAGTGAGTGA